The Oreochromis niloticus isolate F11D_XX linkage group LG18, O_niloticus_UMD_NMBU, whole genome shotgun sequence DNA window GGAAATCTCCGCATGGCCGCCACCGACCGTCCGATTTGGGCACCATGTGAAGCAGAGAGGCCCATGCACTGTTTGAACGCTGTACAATGCCAAGGCGCTCCATGGCTGCATACTCTTCCCGAGCGACGGACAGTTTCGCGGGGTTGAGGCGGCGCTCCGGGGGAGGCAGGTGGAGGCGTGGAAGGCGCCGCCGGCGAGTCTGTAGCCAGGGCGTGAACGTCGAAAGTGCGGCTAGCCAGGAGAATGCGATCCGCTTCTTCACCCAGGGAGCGATAATCCTTCGTAGCCAGAAGCGGGGAGTTTGCGAGGACAGCTCTCACGGCGGCCGGTAGTTGGCGGAGGAAGAGGTGGACGAAGAGGAATCCCCCGTCATCCGGCCCGAGCAGGTTGAGGAGCTGTTCGGCTCGTTCAACAACAACACCTCCTTCCagctgaccaaaacccactgatcaaagaacactgatcaatggccatgagtaccattcacagagagttggggaatggctgcaatcacatcaatggtcatgggaatttgcataattatgattaaggaactgacctcacagcccattgttccttcagtgggctggtttcagtcattatgcaaatgtactgtttataaggtttggggaaacctgcagtcagctgagactgaagaagtcacttggatgagcgacgaaacgtttctcccacaaaacgctacgtccagatgaacagattcaacttttggagatttactttcctggatgattgagaatgcatcaagacgaggTAGCCTTAACTTTCCACGGGTGTTGGGGTCAAACGCCAGTAAAGTTTGAAGGTAGCAGagtgtatttttgtgtgtgagcTGTGGCAGTAACAATGGCTTCACTTCAGTATCTGAGAGAGTTTATCAACGAGCGactaactgctgctgctgaacaaaTATTCTTGGAGTTTGAAAAAACGATCGTCCAGTACGAGGAAGAGATCGACCGTCAGCGCAGACTGCTGGATATCACCTGGAAACCCCAAATCAAGCTTCGGAGGATAGGTGAGTCTCACTCTGGTGTGCTGGATTCAGTCACACAAACCGATCTTCTACCGTGGACCACAAACAGCGCACTTTGACCTTCGGACCGGTGAGCGTCCTCTTCCTGCCCCTGGaaagtttaactacacatttaatcccgGAAAAATCCGCAtatgagagaaaaaacaaagaagttcAGTTTTAACCGCGTGTCTGGTTTTCTGCTGAGGTCTGTCAGCTCAACTCTTTGTTGTGTAAAGTTGTAGAAAAGCTTCTGGTAGCTCTTTGTCCAGACTGTGTCGTCATTATGAATCAGGAGAGTTTCATTCatatcccagctaccacagggcgagaggtacaccctggacaggccgttcacacagagagacacacaaccaTCCACACTCACGTACACACTTAGgagcaatttagaatcaccagttaacctgacCCCACTAAGTGCACGTGTTTGGACTGGGAGGGATCCAGAGAACCCActcaaacacggggagaacatgctaACTCCACACAGGGCCGTGAGCAGGTGGTGGATTCAAACTCAGGAGcgtcttgctgtgaggcaacagagCTGCCCACCACAGCACCGCGCTGCCCACCACAGCACCGCGCTGCCCTGGATCACAGTCAGTGTGTTTCTGCTGTGGATTGTTGGATGCACTCAAAGTGTCGAATcacagtttgtgtctgtgatggAAATGCTGACCAATCAGAAGGAGTTTCTCTGTTCTGTGTTGTACATTAGTGgctgtgttttggggtttgttttaaAGACATTGGTGCTTAAGTTTTAATCGTATGTACTAACACACTCATTTAGCtgggacaacaacaacacctcctTCCAGCTCCGTCCACACAGGAGAACAGATgaccttttctctctcttttccaaaaCACTTTCTAGTATGACGGAATATTTGCTCTAGGAgaaattttctctctttccaccaaatctccttctcctctctcctctgtaCAGATACACAATATGTACTATACACAAACCCTTCCTGAGAGTTTCCCTCAGCATGCCAGCTGTGCTATCCAGTCTTCTGGGAACTCTTCCCTGCCACTCGGAGTCCATCTCAACTCCTCCTGAGCTCGGAGCAGCTTCCACCATTTATTCCCTTCCTCTGTCTTCTCTCACTTCCTCTTATTGATTTCCAAAGTTATCTTGCAGACTTCCATCTGATGCCCTCAGCTATGTCTCCTTCAGATTTCATCTTCTGTATAAGGTGGAGTTCACCTGTGTGCACCTTCCTCCTGTCTCATACATCCCTCTGTGTTCCTCCCTCTTGTTAAAGTTCAACACAACCTTTTCTATCCTTTCCTTAAAGGCACTCCTACCCACCTCTCCTCTCTTCACCTGCATGTTCGTTGAACTCTCTCTCCCCCTGCAGACACTCAGTACCGCTTCATCCAACTTACTACAGAATTTATCTTTTTCTTCTACATAACCTACCCGTGTTATCCATATGTGTACATTGTGCAGTATAGACACTATTAACAGCCTGTAAGCGACTCAGAGGCCTTTCTTCAgtacgtgtgtgtatgtgtattctCTGTTTTGGCTTTTCTCCTTGTAGTAACTTTgaaagcttgtgtgtgtgtgtgtgtgcgtcagggttttaatagttttgcaattttcattagtttttatttttatttagttttgacttcagatttttaattttatattagttttaattagtttttaccaattatttgctagtttagtttagtttttagttttttgaaaatccttagtttcagtttagttttgattagtttcagttagacttgtagtcaagaccgcctaatccgagaccaagacaagaccaagaccagagggtatcgagaccaagacaaagaccaagaccagagggtatcgagaccaagacaagaccaagaccaagaccaagttgagacgagaccaagaccgagaccgagtcgagacgagaccaagaccaaaaccaagaccgagacaaaaaaagtctttaaactgcagccagatgctgcttcgtttacaggcgtcaggcatatttatgtgtttttgctttcgcacagccctcctcaccgctgtctactgtctcactcacttactgagaggacagacgcacgctccacttgactgtcgcgtctctcaccctctctgtttttcacataatgatattatcctatatcctcgcatgtgattggcaacaatatggagggattggagcataactgagccactgtgtgagagctgagcagcgaaaggaaattaagtgagggtagaaatgactgaaagattattaggctctgttttgagttttgttcaaaaaagaatgacttcatataggaaaaaaaataaatatcacatatgcaggacaccttaaactagttttttaattaagcagcaaggcagaacaaagtcgggcctgtatcaagacacagggactaaaccccaattcaaccagacccagaactgatccggaattaaaacaggactacaacagttcaaaatcaggactacttaggacttaaccaaaacagaaccagaatcagaactagatgatagtagcactgaaaatcatcatagacctgcactacacttatttttttaattctaccaaagtacgcTATTTAGAttctgaaaagtttatataattatttagccttgttgtgcaaacaagcctgcataacttaataaatatagaatttgaaaagtaacaaatggtatctaaaaagaaacaggtactagatacatgttctgatgagttttggcaaacaaccatttgactaacatgtgtgtctcacctgctcttgttcgatctctgttctgtcctcattctccatctccctctctgctcctctctctccccctctgttcctctctctccctctttgtgctgacaatcaagccaaacaccaacatcatcaaatatacagttgaaaccagatatttacagactcttcagataaaaacacttttttaattgtaacatcaaatcagactaaatgtttatttttttagattgataaatataaaaaacatatttgttaactttaagagtaaagagaaaaactatctgtatttcttaattgcaaatggcaccaaattgtattcaaaattgagccacacttatggagctccacaattctgttcctggtgttttggttgacatctcttgattttcacatgtcacagaaacaggctctgtgttttgccttatatgcatccacagctgtgccaccaatttactcacatggactctactaacctatcagaagcttcttaagctcagaatggaatcgtctggagtttttcttattaattaacaataaacttagtgtatatgttctcctaaatttgatgaaagggataaaaatagacagctctgtctctctttattctgtcattaaactaattcaaaagatatttcaacatttatttatctaaaacaaaagtttactctaaattaatgtttaacagtaaaaatagtttttatgttttctacctaaagtgtatgtaaatatcttgtttcatctgtgaatatactgctgtgtattgaaatttctcttgttttgcatagatatactgaacaacatacaaaacataatatataaaataacatctacctgagttttttctttgaaagaagcttcttatgtccattgttgtgttcatcagtacacaattgaaaccgatttagagagtttgtttagccgtggagggtaacaactgaaaatatgaaatgtaggctaagactctctaaaaaatcagcattgttgttcggctttttatttatccatttgttgattcactcgaagagcaagtaacgcaaccaactgatcagtttgatatcaatcttttgtgatacaccgtcatatttacattattagttcagtacgaatgatttgctttggtacctggtcaaacttaagctctcctctgtctgcagcaaactcgcaggcagcagcttctcccccctcgctcacatgcgtgctgtgctcagtcgcctagtacctgagctcggatcataccaaaattagggggaatttacgacggtgccccatgcttctgaaaaaatgacccgggcttaagcccagtaagccacccccccgctccgctaatggttgactccaaatctccggAACACTATGTCGATTTAAGAACGGAAGATCGAAacagcgagaccaagaccgagacaagacaaaagtccgtcgagaccaagaccacgtaaaagtggtctcgagaccggtctcgagacatccaactctagtttcagttatagttttagttgtgtttgcaataataaagtgtaacaaaatcccagtttcatcatatcagtcattctcttctgcttatccttgggtatgttgctattccagctaccatactctgcaccctggacaggtcgcctgtctgtcgcagggctaacacgcagagacagacaactcacattcccacctatgggttctttaaataaataaataaataaattagggcagatgaacaaccgttgataccaggcaactataaaaggTATATCTTGGCCGCAATGacactattaactcttgcagcaccgggtgttcgTAATTTTGGTTCAAGTGAATTGATAAACCTTttgaaggcaattgactcacacagttatgtagatatcccagtcctgttgtctcgggatgcatcacgctgcattgcctggtgttagcttctgtttctggggatgagggttgggcgtgctcccttaccttctcaaggtaagctaggttagccttcttgtgtgagcttttcaagtgcactttaaggtttgtgggatttttttccctttagaaatgtccctcataatttgtctcgttccactacaagacacttgctttatccaaaacacagtcaaattcaaagtaatcccaaattggaagctggcgctttctccagacttttcctgacatgattctgcgcgtggacggagcagcaacacagacgactcgactaacgtactgccacctgctggcataatgagacacagcaagaaaaaaacctggaaactaaacttcttttttaccgttgactattgtatgacacacacacatcaacgaaaactaaacatatttttgctatgaattcagttaattttagttagttttgtgaacactcattacagttttagttagttttccttttttcgcttttatttttatttccgttaacgaaaatgttttttcacttctagttctcgttatttcgttagttttagttaacgataataaccttggtgTGCGTGTATCGGAGTATTTCCTCAGATGTATGTTTGCTTTTTTAtaacatcatttatttatttatctattgtGTCCTTTTCTACTTCCAGACCTTCCACTGCGACTCCTCTgcagagaggaggagcagcTCTGGAACCAGGAGAGGAGCTCCAGTGTCGACCAGGAGGAGCCAGAACCTCCACAGATTAAAGAGCAACAGGAGGAactgtgcagcagtcaggagggagagcagctgggaCTGGAGGAGGAGACTGATACCTTTATGGTGACTGCTACTTACAAGGAAAGCGACCTCAGTAACACCACTCACTCTGACtccagtgtgtttgttgggacTGAATCCAGAGAAGCAttcaaagttttaaataatTCTACCCAGATCAAGAAAGACATCAACCATCAGCCCAGAGAGCTGGATGTCACCTCCAGTGCTGAGAAAGATCTGCATAGAACAGGTGAGTCTCACTCTGACGGTCTGGTCCTAATCAGAGCTCTGTTACACAATTTATGATGCAGCTGCAGTTATTTTTCAGGAAGAAATACCATGAAGTATTGTTATAATGAAAAAGTTTCAGCATTAGACTCAAAGTACGTATAAAATGAGTGGATCCATGTCAGCAGGCAGCTGCAAACCTACGAGTGTTGTTTGGTTAATATTGTGGAAGGGCTTGTTGTCATTCAGTGTACAGCAAGTGTACAAGGCACACAGTTTCATTACAGTTGGCTCGACACAGGATGAAAATATCGAAAAGCTATAGTACATATagtaaaatgtatatatatgacgtcactgagagttacaaactgtctaaagaCTTTAGAccgtttttcaactctcagtgatgccacagtgatcgtttgatttatggacctgcagcagagtttgAGCCCAGACACGGCTggtgacgtcagacttaaagaccggattacATTTGCACTCAGTAACTTCCTGTTCTTTCAGAATATAAACAGAATAAATCCACCTGGCTGCTGGTTGAGTCGAGCCCCCGAGTTGTGCTCACTGACAAAGCCTCATTTAAACTGGTGGAGACGTGTTAGCTGTTAGTCTGCATTGATAAAATAGACAGCAGTTATTTGAGACCTTCAACAATCTCTTGTAGAGTGATTCCAGTCAGACTGCAACTGTTTGCAGAAAGGTTGCCtcctatccggtctttaagtcggACGTCATTAGTCGTTTCTGGGTGCAAA harbors:
- the LOC102080905 gene encoding uncharacterized protein LOC102080905 isoform X4, which codes for MASLQYLREFINERLTAAAEQIFLEFEKTIVQYEEEIDRQRRLLDITWKPQIKLRRIDLPLRLLCREEEQLWNQERSSSVDQEEPEPPQIKEQQEELCSSQEGEQLGLEEETDTFMVTATYKESDLSNTTHSDSSVFVGTESREAFKVLNNSTQIKKDINHQPRELDVTSSAEKDLHRTEQQLLTRCLKPSPDTLQRKVLLFITLV